The Anaerolineales bacterium nucleotide sequence CAAGCGAATCCTGCGCTCAACTCGGGATCGGCTGAGGTCCACGGCGCTTCGAAGGAGGATGGGATCTAGGTTGACATCGAGGTTCGGGCGGTGCGCAATTCCCGCTCGGGGATTCGAGTCGCGTACTCAGGCGGACACTGCAGAAGACCCGATCAACGTCTGGCGCGGCGGCGCAGGAGCCTTGCAGAGGAAGGGCTCGTTCTCCCCGCCAGAGGTCACAGCACGGGCACCTCCAAGTCGTCCGAGCCCGCCGTCTTCCCCTCGACAGCGATCGAGGGTGAACCGTCGCGCCCGATCAGCTTCAGCGCCGGTCCGAGTTCGAAGTCGCCCGGGATGGCGCGGGCTGCGCCGGACTGCACCCGTTTCTTGCTCCGCAGGCGGTCAACCAGCGCCCCTCGGTCCAGCACGAACTTGTCGCTCCACACTCGGCCGCGACGCTCGTAGGCCTGTACCCACTGCAGACGTCGGTCGGGCCCATAGTGGGCTGCAACCACGACGACGTCAACCCGACGGCTGGAGGAAGAGACTTTGGCTCCGGGCATCTTCATCTCCTGGCCCTGCCGTGAGCGGAGGGCGCAAGCGTGAGAAACCAGCCGCACAACTGCCGGGATCTATTGAAAGCCGATTGCGTCGAATGGGAACCATCCAGATCAAGGCTCGCGGGTCAGTCGTTGTAGTCGTGCTATCAATCCTGGTCGGGGTGGGCGGACTTGAACCGCCGACCCCCGCGTCCCAAACGCGGTGCGCTGCCAACTGCGCTACACCCCGATGCGAGGCGAGTATACCGGCCGCATCGGCCGCGGTCAAGAAGTGGGGCCCGCAGGCAAACTGCGCGACAATCGTCTCACACGCATTCGCCGGAGCGCTTGGACCGGCGAGGCCACGAGCGGGCATGAGCGAGCTACCGAGACTGTATGCCGGGCTGTACGCATCATTCCGAGCCGATCTCCCCTTCTGGAGGCGGCTGGCCTCCGCCGCCGGGTCTCCCGTGCTCGAACTCGGCAGCGGCACCGGCCGGGTGGCGGCGCATCTTGCCCGGCAGGGCTTGGCCGTCACAGGCATCGACTCGGATCCGGACATGATTGCCTGGGCGGAGCAGCACCGGCCGCCTTCGCTTCCCGCCTCCTTGGCCTACCGGCTGAGCGACATGACTCGCTTCCGGCTCCCGGATCGGTTCCGCATCGCCTTGTGTCCCTGCAATACCTTGTCCCTGCTCCCGCTGAGCCAGGCCCGGCGCTCCCTTCGCTGTGCCCGCAGGCATCTGCTGCCCGGCGGCATCTTCGCGGCCGAGCTCCCCCTCCCCCGTGACCTTCGCGCCCAGGACCTTGACCCCTCGCAACCGTTAGCGGCCTTTCGCGAACCCCAGACTCAGCGGCCGGTCCAGGTCTACGCCCGCCAGCGGTGGGATGCCGGCCGGCGGTCCGCCAACATCGAATGGCTGCTGGATGAGCTTCTGCCTGACGGCGGCGTGGTCCGTCATAGCTACTGGCAGCGCCTGCATCTCTGGGAGCCAGGAGAGATTCAGGATGCGGTCCGGGAGGCGGGTTTCGCCGGCAGCAGCCTGCTGGGAGGCTACGAGGGGGAAAAGTACGACGAGCATTCCAGGCGAATGCTCGTCGTTGCGATTGCGCCCTAGGGCGGATCCGCCGGCGGGTCAGGCCAGCTGACGAACCACCAGCATCACCTTGCCCTGGACTTCCAGCGTCTCCGGATGATCAATGTAGATCGGGGACATAGTCGGATTGGCCGGCTGCAGGCGGACTCGCGATCCTTC carries:
- a CDS encoding class I SAM-dependent methyltransferase, whose product is MSELPRLYAGLYASFRADLPFWRRLASAAGSPVLELGSGTGRVAAHLARQGLAVTGIDSDPDMIAWAEQHRPPSLPASLAYRLSDMTRFRLPDRFRIALCPCNTLSLLPLSQARRSLRCARRHLLPGGIFAAELPLPRDLRAQDLDPSQPLAAFREPQTQRPVQVYARQRWDAGRRSANIEWLLDELLPDGGVVRHSYWQRLHLWEPGEIQDAVREAGFAGSSLLGGYEGEKYDEHSRRMLVVAIAP